The Terriglobales bacterium genome has a segment encoding these proteins:
- the sixA gene encoding phosphohistidine phosphatase SixA, protein MIVYFLRHASAGESLSDPKKDERRALDKEGVEQCRYIGRVLAALDVQVDALLSSPLKRASQTASFVGNELGYDGKLQFDNALRPEADYNDFRQLLARHHKQDAVMVVGHNPSLSEFLSLAISRRGADEAVDLKKGAVARVEVDSKSAVLHWCITPKIARALYASSARKSRPKTSRK, encoded by the coding sequence ATGATCGTCTACTTTCTCCGCCACGCCAGCGCCGGCGAGAGCCTCTCCGACCCCAAGAAGGATGAGCGCCGCGCGCTCGACAAGGAAGGAGTCGAGCAGTGCCGCTACATCGGCCGCGTGCTCGCCGCCCTCGACGTCCAGGTCGACGCCCTCCTCTCCAGCCCGCTGAAGCGCGCTTCCCAGACCGCGTCCTTCGTCGGCAATGAGCTGGGTTACGACGGCAAGCTGCAGTTCGACAACGCGCTGCGTCCCGAAGCCGACTACAACGATTTCCGCCAGCTGCTCGCCCGGCACCACAAGCAGGACGCCGTCATGGTGGTGGGCCACAACCCCAGCTTGAGCGAGTTCTTGAGCCTCGCCATCAGCCGCCGCGGCGCCGACGAAGCCGTCGACCTGAAGAAGGGCGCGGTCGCCCGCGTCGAGGTCGACAGCAAGAGCGCCGTGCTCCACTGGTGCATCACCCCGAAGATCGCGCGCGCGCTTTACGCCTCTTCCGCGCGCAAGTCGCGCCCGAAGACCTCGCGGAAGTAG
- a CDS encoding Ppx/GppA phosphatase family protein: protein MPIFAAIDIGANSVRLKIARLVRGRRLEVVHEDREVTRLGASVFRSGQLAPEAMAHTVEVLQRFYKATQRYGTDAVRLVATSALRDARNAHAFTEWVKAATGWKVEVITGLEEGRLIHLGIVSNTRLASGRMLLVDLGGGSCELTLSAGGHIKQMASLPLGAVRLTGDFLQHDPPKKKELRRLREFIAEELSRLGSKLEPMRGRAMIGTSGTAAALAGAAKVKLGRGLVSEGVTRATTVKLAKRLAQMSRQERAALPGIGPRRSEIIVAGAAVFATLMETARLAGFRYSPLGLRDGLLAQMAADYDRRTPLRRRIEADRRDALLSMARHYDVDLGFAEHVRELALQLFGELKRLHGLSPEYAEWLGAAAMLHEVGAFINRSGRRRHTHYIVAHSDIFGYSVRERQVIAAITRYLGKSRPSGDDALMKRFAPAERNAIRRAVVLLRLARALNHGRRGAVRRVRAGVRGGEVRLRVGTKRGGADLEMWALAKERAYFREVFGRDLRAEEA from the coding sequence ATGCCGATCTTCGCGGCCATCGACATCGGAGCGAACTCGGTCCGGCTGAAGATCGCGCGGCTGGTGCGCGGGCGGCGGCTGGAGGTCGTGCACGAAGACCGCGAGGTCACGCGGCTGGGCGCTTCCGTCTTCCGGTCGGGGCAGCTCGCGCCCGAAGCGATGGCGCACACCGTCGAAGTCCTGCAGCGCTTCTATAAAGCCACGCAACGATACGGCACGGACGCGGTGCGTCTGGTGGCAACCAGCGCGCTGCGCGACGCGCGCAACGCCCACGCCTTCACCGAGTGGGTGAAGGCCGCGACTGGCTGGAAGGTCGAAGTGATCACCGGCCTGGAAGAAGGCCGGCTGATCCACCTGGGGATCGTGTCGAACACGCGGCTGGCCTCGGGCCGGATGCTGCTGGTGGACCTGGGGGGCGGAAGCTGTGAGCTGACGCTCTCGGCGGGCGGGCACATCAAGCAGATGGCGAGCCTGCCGCTGGGCGCGGTGCGGCTGACGGGCGACTTCCTGCAACACGATCCGCCGAAGAAGAAAGAGCTGCGGCGGCTGCGCGAGTTCATCGCGGAGGAGCTCTCGCGGCTGGGCAGCAAGCTGGAGCCGATGCGCGGGCGCGCGATGATCGGGACGTCGGGGACGGCGGCGGCGCTGGCGGGGGCGGCCAAGGTGAAGCTCGGCCGGGGACTGGTGAGCGAAGGCGTGACGCGAGCGACGACCGTGAAGCTGGCCAAGCGGCTGGCGCAGATGTCGCGCCAGGAGCGCGCGGCGCTGCCGGGGATCGGGCCGCGCCGGTCGGAGATCATCGTGGCGGGAGCGGCGGTGTTCGCCACGCTGATGGAGACGGCCAGGCTGGCTGGCTTCCGCTATTCGCCGCTCGGCTTGCGCGACGGGCTGCTGGCGCAGATGGCGGCGGACTACGACCGGCGCACGCCGCTGCGGCGGCGCATCGAGGCGGACCGGCGGGACGCGCTGCTCAGCATGGCGCGGCACTACGACGTGGACCTGGGATTCGCCGAGCACGTGCGGGAGCTCGCGCTGCAGCTGTTCGGCGAGCTGAAGCGGCTGCATGGACTGAGCCCGGAATACGCGGAGTGGCTGGGCGCGGCCGCGATGCTGCACGAGGTGGGCGCGTTCATCAATCGCAGCGGACGGCGGCGGCACACGCATTACATCGTGGCGCACTCGGACATCTTCGGCTACTCGGTGCGGGAGCGGCAGGTGATCGCGGCGATCACGCGGTACCTGGGGAAGTCGCGGCCCTCGGGGGACGACGCGCTGATGAAGCGGTTCGCGCCGGCGGAGCGGAACGCGATCCGGCGGGCGGTGGTGCTGCTGCGGCTGGCGCGGGCGCTCAACCATGGGCGCCGCGGCGCCGTCCGGCGAGTGCGCGCAGGCGTGCGGGGCGGCGAGGTCAGGCTGCGGGTCGGCACCAAGCGCGGCGGCGCGGACCTGGAGATGTGGGCGCTGGCGAAGGAGCGCGCCTACTTCCGCGAGGTCTTCGGGCGCGACTTGCGCGCGGAAGAGGCGTAA
- a CDS encoding CHAD domain-containing protein, with protein MANRKAELPVLERVRASLDAVARAADPKAVHFFRTSCRRLEAYAELAEGEGARALRKLGKRLERARKRAGRVRDLDVQLDLLRELETEREREERRVLLADMEEARARAARKLAKELDPETVTALRARIARARRVERGAPSSATGARVRAWESAVERLTALADEFPKVKVKDLHELRLACKAIRYTAEQALPRAEARALIERMKQVQDAIGLWHDWLVLHERASEVLPADSRLTNILRSHERTARAAALKESRAVVRPHIRVEAPPGLPTSAKRPESVASGKPDVASAS; from the coding sequence ATGGCAAACCGAAAGGCTGAGCTGCCGGTGCTGGAGCGGGTGCGCGCGAGCCTGGACGCGGTCGCGCGCGCGGCAGACCCCAAGGCGGTGCACTTCTTCCGAACCAGCTGCCGGCGGCTGGAAGCGTATGCCGAGCTAGCGGAAGGGGAAGGAGCGCGCGCCCTGCGCAAGCTGGGGAAGCGGCTGGAGCGCGCGCGCAAGCGGGCGGGACGGGTACGCGACCTCGACGTGCAGCTCGATCTGCTGCGCGAACTGGAGACGGAGCGCGAGCGGGAGGAGCGCCGGGTGCTGCTGGCGGACATGGAGGAAGCGCGGGCACGGGCGGCGCGGAAGCTGGCGAAAGAGCTCGACCCCGAGACCGTGACGGCGTTGCGGGCGCGGATCGCGCGGGCGCGGCGGGTGGAGCGCGGCGCGCCCTCGAGCGCGACGGGCGCGCGGGTGCGCGCGTGGGAGAGCGCGGTCGAGCGCCTGACCGCGCTGGCGGACGAGTTTCCGAAGGTGAAGGTCAAGGACCTGCACGAGCTGCGGCTGGCGTGCAAGGCGATCCGGTACACGGCGGAGCAGGCGCTGCCGCGGGCCGAGGCGCGCGCGCTGATCGAGCGGATGAAGCAGGTGCAGGATGCGATCGGGCTGTGGCACGACTGGCTCGTCTTGCACGAACGGGCGAGCGAGGTGCTGCCGGCCGACAGCCGGCTGACCAACATCCTGCGAAGCCACGAGCGAACCGCGCGCGCGGCGGCGCTGAAGGAGTCGCGCGCGGTGGTGCGGCCGCACATCCGGGTGGAGGCGCCGCCGGGCCTGCCCACGAGCGCGAAGCGGCCGGAGTCGGTGGCGAGCGGAAAACCAGACGTCGCGAGCGCATCCTAA
- a CDS encoding ATP-binding protein, producing MRSRVFLKLALAFLAVLAVATLTLDVMIRSAWEKSLLRDLEASLTEKAELFAQEVDTPGAAPQAIANRVAQAAHARATAIERSGKVLADTEADPDRMENHATRPEFVAALAGKPGSNVRRSHTVGVEFLYVAVPSANGAVRLAYPITSIQQRVAEIRRQLLLASTLAMALAMVLAAWLAHSTATRLKTIARFAQRVAHGDLAARIEERSNDEIGQLAGALDETARHLEQDFAAIEKGRTQMEALLNSIQDGVLAVAADGRVQWANGAMARLLGQPAKVNEPAVATVRDPDLLGLLEACMEKREVRSGTATVVPGRSFAVTAAPIAEGGAVLVLHDVTEIERVDRTRRDFIANVSHELRTPLTSIQGYAETLLEKAPAEPAHAREFLSIVLENARRMTTLTEDLLTLARVESGEQPLKLGPVPASELLRNALASFQPEAQAKGLQLAIEAELPDAVRVDRDAVYHVFSNLVENAVKYAGSGSRILLGARKGDRGVEFYVRDFGPGIAYEHLPRLFERFYRVDKARSRETGGTGLGLAIVKHIVLNHGGSVRVESELNHGSTFYFLLPHAGERDGHGKPKG from the coding sequence GTGAGAAGCCGCGTCTTCCTGAAACTCGCGCTCGCCTTCCTGGCCGTGCTGGCCGTGGCCACGCTCACGCTCGACGTCATGATTCGGAGCGCGTGGGAAAAGTCGCTGCTGCGGGACCTGGAGGCGTCGCTCACCGAGAAGGCGGAACTGTTCGCGCAGGAGGTGGACACGCCCGGCGCGGCGCCGCAGGCGATCGCGAACCGCGTGGCGCAGGCGGCGCACGCGCGCGCCACGGCGATCGAGCGCAGCGGGAAGGTGCTGGCCGACACGGAAGCGGATCCGGACCGGATGGAGAACCATGCGACGCGGCCGGAGTTCGTGGCCGCGCTGGCGGGCAAGCCGGGCAGCAACGTGCGGCGCAGCCACACGGTCGGAGTGGAGTTCCTGTACGTGGCGGTGCCGAGCGCTAACGGCGCAGTGCGGCTGGCGTACCCGATCACTTCGATCCAGCAACGCGTGGCGGAGATTCGCCGGCAATTGCTGCTGGCGAGCACGCTGGCGATGGCGTTGGCAATGGTGCTGGCGGCATGGCTGGCGCATTCGACGGCGACCCGGCTGAAAACGATCGCCAGGTTCGCGCAGCGCGTGGCGCACGGCGACCTGGCGGCGCGCATCGAGGAGCGCTCCAACGATGAGATCGGGCAATTGGCGGGTGCGCTGGACGAGACCGCACGGCACCTGGAACAGGATTTCGCCGCCATCGAGAAGGGCCGGACGCAGATGGAGGCGTTGCTGAACAGCATCCAGGACGGCGTGCTGGCGGTCGCGGCGGACGGCCGGGTGCAATGGGCGAATGGCGCGATGGCTCGCCTGCTAGGGCAGCCAGCAAAAGTGAACGAGCCGGCGGTGGCGACGGTCCGCGACCCCGACCTGCTGGGGTTGCTGGAAGCATGCATGGAAAAGCGCGAGGTGCGCAGCGGGACGGCCACGGTCGTCCCGGGACGCAGCTTCGCGGTGACGGCGGCGCCGATCGCCGAGGGCGGCGCGGTGCTGGTGCTGCACGACGTCACGGAGATCGAGCGCGTGGACCGCACGCGGCGGGATTTCATCGCCAACGTGTCGCACGAGCTGCGCACACCGCTGACCTCGATCCAGGGCTATGCTGAGACGCTGCTGGAAAAGGCCCCGGCAGAGCCCGCTCACGCGCGCGAGTTCCTGAGTATCGTGCTGGAGAACGCGCGGCGCATGACGACCCTGACCGAGGATCTGCTGACGCTGGCGCGGGTGGAGTCGGGCGAGCAGCCGCTCAAGCTGGGGCCGGTGCCCGCGAGCGAGCTGCTGCGGAACGCGCTGGCCAGTTTCCAGCCGGAGGCACAAGCGAAGGGGCTGCAGCTCGCGATCGAAGCGGAACTCCCGGATGCGGTCCGGGTGGATCGCGACGCCGTGTACCACGTGTTCTCGAACCTGGTGGAGAACGCGGTCAAGTACGCGGGCTCGGGCAGCCGGATCCTGCTGGGTGCGCGAAAGGGCGACCGAGGCGTAGAGTTCTACGTTCGCGACTTCGGCCCGGGAATCGCCTACGAGCACCTGCCGCGGTTGTTCGAGCGCTTCTATCGGGTGGACAAGGCGCGGTCGCGCGAGACCGGAGGCACCGGGCTCGGGCTGGCGATCGTGAAACACATCGTGCTCAACCACGGCGGCAGCGTGCGGGTGGAGAGCGAATTGAACCACGGATCCACGTTCTACTTCCTGCTTCCGCATGCAGGCGAAAGAGACGGACATGGCAAACCGAAAGGCTGA
- a CDS encoding RDD family protein, giving the protein MEPIEKLTIDTPEQVALEFPLAGVGSRFLAFAIDTLLQAVIVIGVFFVGLIALPGFSLFGSMGPSWGLAIGIVIWFVLYWAYFAGFEALWKGQTPGKRELRLRVIKDTGASITAQDAMARNLLRAVDSLPGFYGVGLVVMFLSSQNKRLGDYVAGTVVVHERPPESEKVYWNTQETQDTQQYPVAKLVPEQIAMSENFLARRLDLDSELRYRLARELADHLAMSLQLRPEERPRDEELIETVVRQYRRSASFHS; this is encoded by the coding sequence ATGGAACCGATCGAGAAGCTTACCATCGATACCCCCGAGCAGGTGGCGCTGGAATTCCCGCTGGCGGGAGTGGGCAGCCGCTTCCTGGCGTTCGCCATCGACACGCTGCTGCAGGCGGTCATCGTCATCGGGGTCTTCTTCGTCGGCCTGATCGCGCTGCCGGGCTTTTCGTTGTTCGGCAGCATGGGACCATCCTGGGGTCTGGCGATCGGGATCGTGATCTGGTTCGTGCTCTATTGGGCCTACTTCGCGGGTTTCGAGGCGCTCTGGAAGGGGCAGACGCCCGGGAAGCGCGAGTTGCGGCTGCGCGTGATCAAGGACACCGGCGCCAGCATCACGGCACAGGACGCGATGGCGCGGAACCTGCTGCGCGCGGTGGATTCGTTGCCCGGCTTTTACGGCGTCGGGCTGGTGGTGATGTTCCTGAGCAGCCAGAACAAGCGGCTCGGCGACTATGTCGCGGGCACGGTGGTGGTGCACGAGCGTCCTCCGGAAAGCGAGAAGGTGTACTGGAACACGCAGGAGACGCAGGACACTCAGCAATATCCGGTGGCCAAGCTCGTTCCAGAGCAGATCGCGATGTCGGAGAACTTTCTGGCGCGGCGGCTGGACCTGGATTCCGAGCTGCGCTATCGCCTGGCCCGGGAACTCGCCGACCACCTGGCCATGAGCCTGCAATTGCGTCCGGAAGAGCGGCCCAGGGACGAGGAGCTGATCGAGACGGTGGTCCGCCAGTACCGGAGATCGGCGAGCTTCCACTCGTAG
- a CDS encoding stage II sporulation protein M: MISTYWLEKRKPQWDALEALLTRTGKSGVARLNRAELRELALLYRQTAADLSVVRNDPGAQNYARYLNRLLGQAHNIIYTGRRTTGFRGLFRFYREDFPAAFRRNLNYVLFATALFFAAAFAGFLLTLYDPDFKLRLLGPHMVQTIDRREMWTHSILTMKPAASSAIMTNNLSVSFVAFASGVLFGLGPLYMMATNGLLMGAIAAACWMTGMSDKLWAFVALHGVLELPAIWIAAGAGLLLGRGLLFPGRLARKQALASAGAEAVKLVAGIIPLLVVAGILEGFVSPVELPAVARYPLAASLLAVLLTYLFSGRRPATADPGL, from the coding sequence ATGATCTCCACGTACTGGCTGGAGAAGCGCAAACCGCAGTGGGACGCCCTGGAGGCGCTCCTCACTCGCACCGGCAAGTCCGGCGTCGCGCGCCTCAACCGCGCCGAACTCCGTGAACTTGCCCTGCTCTACCGCCAGACCGCTGCCGATCTGTCCGTCGTCCGGAACGATCCGGGAGCGCAAAACTACGCACGCTATCTCAATCGCCTGCTCGGGCAGGCACACAATATCATCTACACCGGCAGGCGCACGACCGGATTTCGCGGCCTCTTCCGCTTCTATCGCGAAGATTTCCCGGCCGCCTTCCGCCGCAATCTCAACTACGTCCTGTTCGCCACCGCGCTGTTCTTCGCCGCCGCGTTCGCCGGCTTCCTGCTCACGCTCTACGATCCCGACTTCAAGCTGCGCCTGCTCGGCCCCCACATGGTCCAGACCATCGACCGCCGCGAGATGTGGACCCACTCCATCCTTACCATGAAGCCGGCTGCCTCGAGCGCGATCATGACCAACAACCTCTCCGTCTCCTTCGTGGCTTTTGCATCCGGGGTGCTGTTCGGGCTGGGACCGCTCTACATGATGGCCACCAACGGCCTCCTCATGGGCGCCATCGCCGCCGCTTGCTGGATGACAGGGATGAGCGACAAGCTGTGGGCTTTCGTGGCGCTGCACGGCGTGCTCGAACTGCCCGCCATCTGGATCGCCGCGGGCGCCGGCCTGCTGCTCGGTCGCGGCCTCCTGTTCCCGGGGCGGCTCGCGCGCAAGCAGGCGCTCGCCTCGGCGGGCGCCGAGGCGGTGAAGCTCGTCGCCGGCATCATCCCATTGCTGGTCGTTGCCGGCATCCTGGAGGGCTTCGTCTCCCCTGTCGAACTGCCTGCGGTCGCGCGCTATCCGCTGGCTGCCTCCCTGCTCGCCGTCTTGCTCACCTATCTCTTCAGCGGCCGGCGCCCGGCTACAGCCGATCCCGGTCTTTGA
- a CDS encoding DUF58 domain-containing protein, with protein sequence MADLLMPPPATAAAAPVKRGFAMGRRGFLLLGLGLVWVAPMFWQPLFLLGMFAWDALVLVAWLVDLARLRRGLHLTVQRRFQGPLALWQPSAVEIVLANRGSMAYWARVADAVPATLCQEPSEQTIVVPGAGESSVRYSVLPQRRGDVVFGSMHLRLQSAAGIAELWVEAPARAPARGYPNLQDRESQALYLTRSRMIEQQRRLAQQRGLGREFESLREFQEGDEWRDICWTATARRGKLVTRHYQTERSQSVWLVVDCGRLMRARDGNLSKLDYAVNTALAAAQLALHSGDRVGLLAYGRKVRTRLLPNHGAQQLRLLIEQLAQVQEETSEADHLRTAALLMRMQTRRSLIIWLTDFPETARTPDVVEAVSQLARRHLVMFAVIGQADLRSISSQPPASQDVAGLYRFTAAAETEHRRVVTMARLREQGVLPYEVEAAHLTPTVLNSYLEIKDRDRL encoded by the coding sequence ATGGCCGACTTGCTCATGCCGCCGCCAGCGACCGCGGCCGCGGCGCCGGTGAAGCGCGGCTTCGCGATGGGAAGGCGCGGCTTCCTGCTGCTGGGGCTGGGACTGGTCTGGGTGGCGCCGATGTTCTGGCAGCCGCTGTTCCTTCTCGGAATGTTCGCGTGGGACGCGCTGGTGCTGGTGGCGTGGCTGGTTGACCTGGCGCGGCTGCGCCGCGGCCTGCATTTGACGGTGCAGCGCCGATTCCAGGGCCCGCTGGCTCTGTGGCAGCCCTCCGCAGTCGAGATCGTGCTTGCCAACCGGGGCAGCATGGCGTACTGGGCGAGGGTCGCGGACGCGGTGCCGGCAACGCTGTGCCAGGAGCCCAGCGAGCAAACGATCGTGGTGCCCGGCGCGGGCGAGAGCTCGGTGCGGTACTCGGTGCTGCCGCAGCGCCGGGGCGACGTGGTGTTCGGCAGCATGCACCTGCGGCTGCAAAGCGCCGCTGGCATCGCGGAGTTGTGGGTGGAAGCGCCGGCGCGAGCGCCGGCGCGCGGGTATCCGAATCTGCAGGACCGGGAGAGCCAGGCGCTGTATCTCACGCGCAGCCGCATGATCGAGCAGCAACGCCGGCTGGCGCAGCAGCGCGGCCTGGGGCGCGAGTTCGAGAGCTTGCGCGAATTCCAGGAGGGCGATGAGTGGCGGGACATCTGCTGGACCGCGACGGCGCGGCGCGGCAAGCTGGTGACGCGGCACTACCAGACCGAGCGCAGCCAGTCGGTGTGGCTGGTGGTCGACTGCGGACGCCTGATGCGGGCGCGCGACGGCAACCTCAGCAAACTGGACTACGCGGTGAACACGGCGCTGGCGGCGGCGCAGCTGGCGCTGCACTCCGGAGACCGCGTGGGGTTGCTGGCGTACGGCCGAAAAGTGCGTACGCGGCTGCTGCCCAACCATGGCGCCCAACAATTGCGACTGCTGATCGAACAACTGGCGCAAGTGCAAGAGGAGACGTCGGAAGCCGACCACCTGCGCACTGCGGCGTTGCTCATGCGGATGCAGACGCGACGCAGCCTGATCATCTGGCTGACCGATTTTCCGGAAACGGCGCGGACGCCGGACGTGGTCGAGGCGGTGTCGCAACTGGCGCGGCGACACCTGGTGATGTTCGCCGTCATCGGGCAGGCCGACCTGCGAAGCATCAGCTCACAACCGCCCGCGTCGCAGGACGTGGCCGGGCTGTACCGCTTCACCGCGGCCGCGGAGACGGAGCACCGCCGTGTCGTGACGATGGCGCGGCTGCGCGAGCAGGGCGTGCTGCCCTACGAGGTGGAGGCCGCCCACCTCACTCCCACCGTCCTGAACAGTTATCTCGAGATCAAAGACCGGGATCGGCTGTAG
- a CDS encoding MoxR family ATPase yields MQAGTASAIDHGRTELNKILLGQAGVVDQCLLALLCRGHVLLEGVPGIGKTLLGKLVGHLVGLKFQRVQCTSDLMPADISGGNILNAATSKFELHRGPVFTDLLLVDEINRMPPRTQAALLEAMEERQVTIDGIRHSLARDFTVFATQNPVEFEGTYPLPEAQLDRFLLKVKMGYPSANDEVEVLASHHRGFDAHDLSTLDLKPLPAGWLEEARDKAAHITIQPELLRYVSNIVRKTREWPALMLGASPRAGVALMQVAKAKAVLDGRDYLIPDDVKSVVAPTLRHRVRLRPEAELEGFSSDDILTQLVGSVEVPR; encoded by the coding sequence ATGCAAGCAGGCACGGCAAGCGCCATCGACCATGGAAGGACGGAACTCAACAAGATCCTGCTGGGGCAGGCCGGGGTAGTGGACCAGTGCCTGCTGGCGCTGCTGTGCCGCGGGCACGTGCTGCTGGAGGGCGTCCCCGGGATCGGGAAGACGCTGCTCGGCAAGCTGGTGGGGCACCTGGTGGGTCTCAAGTTCCAGCGCGTGCAATGCACCTCGGACCTGATGCCGGCGGACATCAGCGGCGGCAACATCCTGAACGCCGCGACGAGCAAGTTCGAACTGCACCGCGGCCCGGTCTTCACCGACCTGCTGCTGGTGGACGAGATCAACCGCATGCCACCGCGGACGCAGGCGGCGCTGCTGGAGGCGATGGAGGAGCGGCAGGTCACCATCGACGGCATCCGGCATTCGCTGGCGCGCGACTTCACGGTATTCGCCACGCAGAATCCGGTGGAATTCGAAGGGACGTATCCGCTGCCGGAGGCGCAGCTCGACCGCTTCCTGCTGAAGGTGAAGATGGGCTACCCGTCGGCGAATGACGAGGTCGAGGTGCTGGCCAGTCATCATCGCGGATTCGACGCGCACGACCTCTCCACGCTCGACCTGAAGCCGTTGCCCGCGGGGTGGCTGGAGGAGGCGCGGGACAAGGCGGCGCACATCACCATCCAGCCGGAGCTGCTGCGGTACGTGAGCAACATCGTGCGCAAGACGCGCGAGTGGCCGGCGCTGATGCTGGGGGCGAGTCCGCGCGCGGGAGTGGCATTGATGCAGGTCGCGAAGGCAAAGGCGGTGCTCGACGGCCGCGATTACCTGATCCCCGACGACGTGAAGAGCGTGGTGGCGCCGACGCTGCGGCATCGCGTCCGGTTGCGGCCCGAGGCCGAGCTCGAGGGGTTCAGCAGCGACGACATCCTCACGCAGTTGGTGGGCTCGGTCGAGGTGCCGCGCTAG
- a CDS encoding DUF4350 domain-containing protein gives MPMTGTPSDRKLLLGGAVAAAVLSLIAVLAGATRQQDSAWPSSYAAGRGGAKASYLLLEELGYQVERADASPTELARIALPATYILAQPLTAASEEERRAIKEFLTRGGRVLAIGPQAAWTVGASRARFGMPHVVWKTYPRVTASELTRDAAAISTAAESYWEPHAEDGTVVHYSADGEDVVVSYPVGSGEVIWWAGATPLTNNGIQERGNLYLFLNSVGPKQGRRVLWDEYYHGEARTALDSLWSSPLKWGLLQLGLVSGFVLLTYSRRLGPTFVRHSQTRLSPLEFTDALAHLYRRAHAANVSVEVAYERFRHAATRRLGLPHSATAAQISDAFEAQYGAAGARDTIRHAEALRFDPGASELEAIEVVRALHRYTMQVTNVHIRTEGKQ, from the coding sequence ATGCCGATGACGGGCACGCCCTCCGACCGCAAGCTGCTGCTGGGCGGCGCCGTGGCCGCGGCGGTGCTTTCGCTCATCGCGGTGCTGGCGGGCGCGACCCGGCAGCAGGACAGCGCGTGGCCCTCGTCGTACGCGGCGGGGCGCGGCGGAGCCAAGGCTTCCTACCTGCTGCTCGAGGAGCTGGGATACCAGGTCGAGCGCGCCGATGCCTCACCCACCGAGTTAGCGCGGATAGCGTTGCCGGCGACGTACATCCTGGCGCAGCCGCTGACGGCGGCGAGCGAGGAGGAGCGGCGGGCCATCAAGGAGTTCCTGACGCGCGGCGGGCGGGTGCTGGCCATCGGTCCGCAGGCAGCCTGGACGGTGGGCGCATCGCGCGCGCGCTTTGGGATGCCGCACGTGGTGTGGAAGACCTATCCGCGCGTGACCGCGAGTGAGCTGACGCGCGACGCAGCGGCCATCAGCACGGCGGCGGAATCGTACTGGGAGCCGCACGCCGAAGACGGGACGGTGGTGCACTACTCCGCGGACGGCGAAGACGTGGTGGTCTCGTACCCGGTCGGGAGCGGCGAGGTGATCTGGTGGGCGGGGGCGACGCCGCTCACCAATAACGGGATCCAGGAGCGCGGCAACCTCTACCTGTTCCTCAACAGCGTGGGACCGAAGCAGGGGCGCCGCGTTCTCTGGGATGAGTACTATCACGGTGAAGCGCGGACGGCGCTGGATTCGCTGTGGTCGAGTCCACTGAAGTGGGGCCTGCTGCAGCTGGGGTTGGTGAGCGGCTTCGTCCTGCTGACGTATTCGCGCCGGCTGGGACCGACATTCGTGCGGCACAGCCAGACGCGGCTGAGCCCACTGGAATTCACAGACGCGCTCGCACACCTGTATCGCCGGGCTCACGCCGCGAACGTGAGCGTGGAGGTGGCATACGAGCGCTTCCGGCACGCGGCGACGCGGCGACTGGGCCTGCCGCACTCGGCGACCGCGGCGCAGATCAGCGACGCCTTCGAGGCGCAGTACGGCGCGGCGGGCGCGCGCGACACGATCCGCCACGCCGAGGCGCTGCGCTTCGATCCGGGAGCCAGCGAGCTGGAAGCGATCGAGGTGGTGCGCGCGCTCCATCGGTATACGATGCAAGTCACGAACGTCCACATCCGGACGGAGGGGAAGCAGTGA